In Bacteroidia bacterium, a genomic segment contains:
- a CDS encoding ABC transporter ATP-binding protein codes for MPAEYILEVKNLSTEFRTREGTVSAVKNVNFHLEKGKTLGIVGESGSGKSVTALSIMKLLPDYAFTPNGEILFSNGGDIQKNLLLASAADMQKIRGNQISMIFQEPMTSLNPVFSCGEQVSEVLRLHKQLSREEAHQRTLELFDQVELPRKEQLYHAYPHQISGGQKQRVMIAMAMSCHPAILIADEPTTALDVTVQKSILRLMEQLQAQYGMAIIFITHDLGVVGEIADDVLVMYRGEAVERGAVEQIFQHPKHLYTQGLLSCRPNANIHMRRLRTVEDFMNHTQSVIEPKNPDRQVTIQEKSPLLVVENLVKHYTSKKGFFATKEQVVKAVDDVSLVVYPGETVGLVGESGCGKTTLGRTILRLIDPTGGKVIFQGKDLTSLSPAALRPMRRDMQIIFQDPYSSLNPRIPVGEAIMEPMTVHGIGGNARERKARAEELLEKVQLSASFFDRYPHQFSGGQRQRVCIARALAVDPRFIICDESVSALDVSVQAQILNLLKDLQDARNLTYIFISHDLSVIRFMSDRILVMKEGKIVEQGPSEALYLNPQNPYTQKLIDAVPPGTPEAIRAAMERRQKRV; via the coding sequence ATGCCGGCTGAGTACATACTTGAAGTAAAAAATCTCTCTACAGAATTTCGAACACGCGAGGGAACCGTATCCGCAGTAAAGAATGTAAATTTCCACCTTGAAAAGGGAAAAACCCTGGGGATTGTAGGCGAGTCAGGTAGTGGAAAATCCGTTACTGCTTTGTCCATCATGAAATTGCTGCCCGATTATGCATTTACTCCGAATGGCGAAATCTTATTCTCAAACGGGGGTGATATACAAAAAAATCTGCTCCTGGCGTCTGCTGCTGATATGCAGAAAATCAGGGGGAATCAGATTTCCATGATTTTTCAGGAGCCAATGACTTCTCTTAACCCCGTTTTTTCCTGTGGAGAACAGGTAAGTGAAGTGCTGAGACTTCATAAACAACTTTCAAGAGAAGAAGCACACCAGCGGACACTGGAATTGTTTGACCAGGTAGAATTGCCCCGGAAAGAACAACTGTATCATGCCTATCCTCACCAGATTTCTGGTGGACAAAAACAGCGGGTCATGATCGCGATGGCGATGAGTTGTCATCCTGCCATATTGATTGCAGATGAACCGACCACCGCATTGGATGTAACGGTGCAGAAGAGCATTCTCCGCCTGATGGAACAGTTGCAGGCGCAATATGGAATGGCGATCATATTTATCACACATGACCTGGGTGTGGTAGGGGAAATTGCCGACGATGTATTGGTGATGTACAGAGGCGAAGCCGTAGAGAGAGGGGCAGTAGAGCAAATTTTCCAACACCCCAAACATTTGTACACGCAGGGTTTGCTTTCCTGTCGCCCCAATGCCAATATCCATATGCGGCGCTTGCGTACGGTGGAAGATTTTATGAATCACACCCAGTCCGTCATTGAACCGAAGAATCCGGATCGGCAGGTAACCATTCAGGAAAAATCCCCCCTGCTGGTTGTGGAAAATCTTGTCAAACACTATACCTCGAAGAAAGGCTTTTTTGCTACGAAAGAGCAAGTGGTAAAAGCGGTAGATGATGTGAGTCTGGTTGTCTATCCTGGCGAGACAGTCGGACTGGTAGGCGAATCAGGATGTGGAAAAACGACATTAGGCCGTACCATACTTCGTCTGATCGACCCTACGGGCGGGAAAGTCATATTTCAGGGAAAAGATCTGACTTCTTTGAGCCCGGCAGCGCTTCGGCCAATGCGCCGGGATATGCAAATTATTTTTCAAGACCCTTACAGTTCGCTCAATCCCCGGATTCCTGTGGGGGAAGCCATTATGGAGCCCATGACTGTACATGGCATTGGCGGTAATGCACGGGAGCGAAAGGCCCGCGCAGAAGAATTACTGGAGAAGGTGCAATTGTCCGCTTCCTTTTTTGACCGATACCCGCACCAGTTTTCCGGTGGTCAGCGGCAGCGGGTCTGTATCGCGCGCGCGTTGGCGGTAGATCCCCGGTTTATTATTTGTGATGAATCTGTATCGGCTTTGGATGTATCCGTGCAGGCACAGATTCTGAATCTGCTCAAAGACCTTCAGGATGCGCGCAATCTGACCTATATATTCATTTCCCATGATCTGAGTGTCATCCGGTTTATGAGCGACCGGATCCTGGTGATGAAAGAGGGAAAAATTGTAGAGCAGGGGCCTTCAGAAGCGTTGTATTTAAATCCACAGAATCCCTATACACAGAAATTGATTGATGCCGTGCCTCCCGGTACACCGGAGGCCATTCGTGCTGCCATGGAGCGGCGCCAAAAAAGAGTATAA
- a CDS encoding T9SS type A sorting domain-containing protein has translation MRKLSAIMVALVATASMYGQSAQLINRKAMSETEVRVFDRSAQIDLSATLPANAGSTGIPLGTTVTDAVTATKIGEASNAFTFILPDNNQIGVAADVGLNGGSVAFIYRQNINQCGGTGSESGKYRYSISTNGGTTWNVGTPGGCYGLGPINTAYSQASRYPNMGLFLPPGQNPDTLNLAMTYVGPVLTAAGSGWDGNVIGTVTDLTTTPVSTQEIYPFQAGNQYFSYSLTERVPGEWWYASFTWDGTNVGSDVILNKGVWDNTTESLTWSTVATLSPNYYLGFDGSPTRAGSMNMAFSPDGMTGYVGLIADLVGGADSVMSPCFAATTDGGANWGNFVQFDMSQYYNRGLLDTTNQYFIDIDTITGDTVPISNRVTSAFDFDLTVDKNGNPHLLAVVGSASLSNSDGTYDFPGYSIFSGLGLFVFDFTKDSYGDWNMLYVSKQTAFRGSFGDPANPTGSELLEGIDPWMQVARSTDGSVVFFSWTDTDSTGNSANFTSNTRPDQITAAYNVDNNTITNAINRTGDDANWASRALMPRVSSIALYDKISKYTLPTVIMDMGPPGTSATLPVSFWYFSDVQFDKNTDFVNTGQFFYNCKENPIVGNPAVTSPDCGTSDGALAVAPTGGVGAYSYEWSANAGSVTTPTATGLAAGIYSVVISDEVGCSEVVSVVLNNANAPTLSISASANISCNGANDGTATVTPTGGAGSETYLWDNGETTATALALAPGTHTCTVTDANGCKSFITVNITEPAAINVSATATGVDCNGDTNGSVSASASGGSGALTYAWSSGDTGPSVSGLPGGSYTVTVTDGNSCTTTANVTVAEPAPIAATLNANPNSAAVPVYTGNITATPAGGTAPYTLAWSGPNGFTDNTNTQFIFGLCGGTYYLQITDSKGCVFTDSAVVGVAGNGVNCITGSDAIDRELAAGINTMSLFPNPNNGSFTLNLELQNRDNVSVQVIDLNGKVIATKNAEKVLFVEEDFHMTGIASGIYLVKVTTSLGYATQKIIIR, from the coding sequence ATGAGAAAATTATCCGCAATTATGGTTGCGTTGGTTGCTACGGCGAGTATGTACGGGCAATCTGCACAACTAATCAACCGAAAGGCGATGTCTGAGACAGAAGTGCGGGTGTTTGATCGATCAGCACAAATTGATCTGTCGGCAACCCTTCCCGCAAACGCTGGCTCAACGGGCATTCCGCTTGGAACAACTGTTACAGATGCTGTCACTGCGACGAAAATCGGTGAGGCGTCCAATGCATTTACATTCATTTTGCCAGACAACAACCAGATAGGAGTCGCTGCTGATGTAGGGCTCAACGGTGGATCTGTTGCATTTATCTATCGCCAAAATATCAATCAGTGTGGCGGTACAGGTAGTGAAAGTGGGAAATATCGCTATTCCATCTCCACCAATGGAGGTACAACATGGAATGTAGGAACTCCCGGTGGTTGTTATGGCCTTGGCCCAATTAACACTGCGTATTCACAGGCTTCCCGTTATCCCAACATGGGATTGTTTCTGCCTCCCGGCCAAAACCCCGATACCCTCAATCTGGCTATGACTTATGTAGGTCCTGTACTTACAGCTGCCGGCTCCGGATGGGATGGTAACGTAATCGGTACAGTTACAGATCTAACGACGACACCCGTTTCTACTCAGGAAATATATCCTTTCCAGGCTGGCAACCAATACTTCTCCTACTCTCTTACAGAAAGAGTTCCCGGAGAATGGTGGTATGCTTCTTTTACCTGGGATGGTACAAACGTTGGAAGTGATGTGATCCTGAACAAAGGTGTTTGGGACAATACCACAGAATCTTTGACCTGGAGCACCGTTGCAACTCTTTCACCCAACTATTACCTCGGCTTTGATGGCTCACCTACCCGTGCCGGTTCCATGAACATGGCTTTCAGCCCTGACGGTATGACCGGTTATGTTGGTCTGATTGCTGACCTCGTAGGTGGTGCTGACTCTGTAATGTCTCCATGTTTTGCTGCTACTACCGATGGCGGCGCAAACTGGGGCAACTTTGTCCAGTTTGACATGAGCCAATACTACAACCGCGGTCTGCTCGATACTACCAACCAGTACTTTATCGACATCGATACCATTACCGGAGATACTGTACCTATTTCAAACCGCGTTACTTCTGCTTTTGACTTTGACCTCACCGTTGATAAAAACGGAAACCCTCACTTACTGGCTGTTGTGGGAAGTGCATCGCTGAGCAATAGCGACGGAACTTATGACTTCCCGGGCTATTCTATTTTCTCTGGGTTGGGTCTGTTTGTATTTGACTTTACGAAAGATTCCTACGGTGACTGGAACATGCTGTATGTCAGCAAACAAACTGCTTTCCGCGGCTCTTTCGGAGACCCCGCCAACCCTACAGGTTCTGAACTGCTGGAAGGAATTGACCCATGGATGCAGGTCGCTCGTTCTACTGATGGTAGCGTAGTATTCTTCTCATGGACAGATACTGACAGTACAGGTAACAGTGCCAACTTCACTTCCAATACCCGTCCTGACCAGATCACCGCAGCATATAATGTGGATAACAACACCATTACCAATGCAATCAACCGCACAGGTGATGATGCAAACTGGGCTTCCCGTGCACTTATGCCGAGAGTATCTTCTATCGCACTTTATGACAAAATTTCCAAGTACACCCTGCCTACTGTGATCATGGATATGGGCCCTCCCGGAACTTCTGCTACACTGCCAGTTTCTTTCTGGTACTTCTCTGATGTGCAGTTTGATAAGAATACCGACTTCGTAAATACCGGTCAATTCTTCTACAACTGTAAAGAGAATCCAATCGTAGGTAACCCGGCTGTCACAAGCCCTGACTGTGGTACTTCTGATGGTGCTCTGGCTGTTGCTCCTACCGGTGGTGTTGGTGCTTACTCTTACGAATGGAGTGCAAATGCAGGTAGTGTAACCACGCCTACTGCAACTGGTCTTGCTGCTGGTATTTACTCTGTAGTGATTAGCGACGAAGTGGGTTGTAGCGAAGTGGTATCTGTTGTTCTGAACAACGCCAACGCGCCTACGCTGAGCATTTCTGCTTCCGCAAATATTTCATGTAACGGAGCAAATGACGGTACGGCTACCGTAACACCAACCGGTGGTGCAGGAAGTGAAACCTACCTTTGGGACAATGGTGAAACCACTGCAACTGCTTTGGCACTTGCACCTGGTACCCATACTTGTACCGTAACTGATGCAAACGGCTGTAAATCTTTCATCACCGTAAACATCACTGAACCCGCAGCAATCAACGTTTCTGCTACTGCTACTGGCGTAGATTGTAATGGTGATACCAATGGTTCTGTTTCTGCCAGTGCTTCCGGTGGAAGTGGTGCATTGACTTACGCATGGTCTTCCGGTGATACAGGGCCTTCTGTTTCCGGTCTTCCCGGTGGTAGCTATACGGTTACAGTAACTGATGGCAACAGCTGTACGACTACAGCAAATGTCACTGTTGCTGAGCCAGCGCCAATTGCTGCTACCCTCAATGCAAATCCTAACTCCGCAGCCGTTCCTGTTTATACTGGTAATATCACCGCAACTCCTGCTGGTGGTACAGCGCCTTATACACTCGCATGGAGCGGGCCTAATGGTTTCACAGACAACACCAATACCCAATTTATCTTTGGTCTTTGCGGTGGTACCTACTACCTGCAAATCACCGATTCCAAAGGGTGTGTGTTCACTGACTCTGCTGTAGTAGGCGTAGCTGGAAATGGGGTAAACTGTATTACCGGCAGTGACGCGATTGACCGCGAACTGGCAGCTGGTATCAACACCATGAGCCTGTTCCCGAACCCAAACAACGGTTCATTCACCCTTAACCTCGAGCTTCAAAACCGCGACAATGTAAGCGTACAGGTAATTGACCTGAATGGAAAAGTGATCGCTACCAAAAATGCTGAAAAAGTGCTTTTCGTAGAAGAAGACTTCCACATGACAGGCATCGCCTCCGGCATCTATCTGGTGAAAGTAACTACTTCACTGGGTTATGCTACGCAAAAAATAATCATCCGGTAG
- a CDS encoding rhomboid family intramembrane serine protease, with protein MKNEHKTLLRQLAVPAIILVGMWLVFGVEWLTGKSFSFLGILPRKLAGLPGIVLSPFIHGDLGHITSNSIPIFVLSAGLFIFYQKIAGQVLSILWLGTGIWVWIAARSSFHIGASGLVYALVFFLFFSGVFRKETQSMAIALIVALFYGSAVWGILPIQEGVSWESHLFGACVGTIVAFFFRKSGPQRKTYDWEEESEEEEPRDAIEPWNYRTLFPPPDGFTYPPK; from the coding sequence TTGAAAAACGAACATAAAACCCTGCTTCGTCAATTGGCGGTTCCTGCGATCATTTTAGTCGGCATGTGGCTGGTTTTTGGGGTAGAGTGGCTCACAGGAAAGAGTTTTTCCTTTCTGGGGATTTTACCCAGAAAACTGGCGGGATTGCCGGGAATTGTACTCTCCCCTTTTATCCACGGCGACCTGGGGCATATCACGTCCAATTCCATTCCTATTTTTGTACTTTCTGCGGGGTTATTCATCTTTTACCAAAAGATTGCGGGGCAGGTTCTGTCCATTCTATGGCTGGGAACCGGGATATGGGTCTGGATCGCGGCGCGTTCCAGTTTTCACATTGGGGCAAGTGGATTGGTTTATGCCCTGGTATTTTTTCTGTTTTTCAGCGGGGTATTCCGAAAAGAAACCCAATCGATGGCGATTGCTCTGATTGTGGCCCTGTTTTATGGAAGTGCGGTATGGGGGATATTGCCGATTCAGGAAGGCGTTTCATGGGAATCACATCTGTTTGGCGCTTGTGTTGGAACCATCGTTGCCTTTTTCTTTCGAAAGTCAGGACCTCAGCGAAAAACATATGATTGGGAAGAAGAGTCTGAAGAAGAGGAGCCGAGAGACGCCATTGAGCCGTGGAATTATCGTACCCTTTTTCCTCCACCGGATGGGTTTACGTATCCCCCAAAATAA
- a CDS encoding universal stress protein, whose amino-acid sequence MKRILAPVNLRSDYENVLGYAASVAVKSSAVLTVFYAGGSRLLKNKNQRIFSSDLGSDTMIAEIRNESIASAAAKIWESLAARNIQFEFKFGESSSIYEIVRETQSNAYELVIMGTHASPGLRGYFRTAMASRLIEGVHTPVFIVPAKRGFDEIQHITYAVDLTDYDSNVISQVKGIAAMFDAKLTIVHVNSQEPAGGNEKYLHSLEKTISDTLDYPKVYYKFFDHADPLSGIKKFVNQNNINLLAMINRKKFSWRNLFSNPGFTREMTRDGSVPILAFHKH is encoded by the coding sequence ATGAAAAGAATCCTCGCCCCTGTTAATCTCCGCTCAGACTACGAAAATGTTTTGGGCTATGCAGCCTCAGTCGCTGTTAAATCCAGTGCTGTATTGACTGTTTTTTATGCAGGTGGTTCTCGGCTGTTGAAAAACAAAAATCAGCGAATATTCTCCTCTGATCTGGGGTCTGACACCATGATAGCGGAAATAAGAAATGAGTCTATTGCTTCAGCCGCAGCAAAAATCTGGGAATCCCTTGCCGCCCGCAATATTCAGTTTGAATTTAAATTTGGAGAAAGCAGCTCCATATACGAAATCGTTCGCGAAACACAATCGAATGCGTACGAACTGGTTATTATGGGAACCCATGCCTCGCCGGGATTAAGGGGCTACTTCCGTACAGCAATGGCTTCCAGATTGATTGAAGGCGTACATACCCCGGTTTTTATTGTTCCGGCCAAACGTGGTTTTGATGAAATACAGCATATTACCTATGCAGTGGATTTAACTGACTATGATTCAAATGTAATCAGCCAGGTAAAAGGCATCGCAGCAATGTTTGATGCAAAGCTGACGATTGTTCATGTCAACAGCCAGGAGCCTGCCGGTGGTAATGAAAAGTATCTCCATAGTTTGGAAAAAACGATCTCCGACACGCTCGATTATCCTAAGGTCTATTATAAGTTTTTTGACCATGCAGACCCGCTCAGCGGAATCAAAAAATTTGTAAATCAGAATAATATCAATCTTTTGGCGATGATCAACCGGAAAAAATTTTCCTGGAGGAATTTGTTCTCCAACCCGGGCTTCACGCGTGAAATGACCCGGGACGGATCCGTTCCGATCCTCGCTTTTCACAAGCATTAA
- a CDS encoding M4 family metallopeptidase, producing MKRQLFHFYLHFVLILTPVFLSAQARPQLSGQNLFLSSENHDWMILKPGINLSSGELIQHLTEKQDETLEWTDANWDEQGFLHNRFQLYHAGIPVEFAVLFTHERNGRVEKANGFLPSLQVENAVQQISAETAIEQALAHIGAEKYMWEWPGVTQVIRDIRNDSSATFYPQPELLLTDTDFKWETPVYRLAWKMEVFTALPYGSQLIYIDALDGSVIKSLNTLQTTDKPGTAETKYHGTRPIVADSFENGYRLREFSRASQGIEVRDLNNSTNLATAVDMTDDDNNWNNINPQWDEYATDVHWGLEMTYDYFFQKYQRDSYDANGAKMIVYVHFDAPASSTAFWNVSYGGFGDNNGSPHASIDVVGHEVTHGIIRSSAGNLVYIDEGGALNEGHADIFGKAVEHYTDSANFSWIMGQRSGNPIRSLANPNSYGDPDTYKGTFWATGDPDNGGAHTNANVLTHWFYLLSEGGTGTNDKGKTYQVNGVGIDHAAQIVYRNLTTYLTPTAQFSDARQGLIWAAEDLFGKCSEEVIQTMNAWYAVGIGDTVRNEDLSVIEIQPVSDCLPGSAEPITVTVMNWGCTDISAGDLQMVYFIKDPATTVVENIAIPNGIPGLSTATLTFPTPANLSPAKDYEITARTLYIPDPDKTNDLSPPMIVKSRFPFGEQTISFETSSWIDSISFVAGEEAEISISPEAGNGGGMGILMEGGYGFNYRFVESFPLWGGPAIDLFDYNPAFYSAACICVDASQMYQMNLSFDLKQHYSNFFAPKFSAEFGNLRDSMMRRNANNLKVTANGTTLAWYRPETKDQDTFMTHSLDLGNFAGQIFPLCFESKAVWRKADDFEGIGDRVFIDNIRLEGIFTANEPEAGLAYFSLFPNPASDEIFIQTHQGSVFPADISILDLMGKSLPHTATSVSPDRVKLDTRQLSPGLYIVKINSGEKVYSEKVIKY from the coding sequence ATGAAACGTCAACTTTTCCATTTCTACTTACATTTTGTCCTGATTCTTACGCCAGTGTTTCTTTCTGCCCAGGCACGGCCACAACTTTCCGGACAAAATCTTTTCCTTTCTTCAGAAAACCATGATTGGATGATCCTCAAACCGGGGATAAATCTTTCTTCAGGTGAACTCATTCAGCACCTCACCGAAAAGCAGGATGAAACCCTGGAATGGACTGATGCAAACTGGGATGAACAGGGATTTTTGCATAACCGTTTCCAACTCTACCATGCCGGAATACCTGTAGAGTTTGCCGTTTTATTTACCCATGAGCGAAATGGTCGGGTAGAAAAAGCGAATGGATTCCTGCCTTCCCTTCAGGTTGAAAATGCCGTACAACAGATTTCAGCGGAAACCGCGATTGAGCAGGCGCTTGCCCACATCGGTGCAGAGAAGTATATGTGGGAATGGCCGGGTGTTACGCAGGTGATCCGGGATATCAGAAATGATTCTTCTGCGACATTTTATCCACAGCCGGAATTATTGCTTACAGATACTGATTTTAAATGGGAAACGCCCGTTTACCGGCTGGCCTGGAAAATGGAAGTCTTTACGGCCCTCCCCTATGGCTCTCAGTTGATTTACATCGATGCTTTGGATGGTTCGGTCATCAAGTCGCTCAACACACTCCAGACGACTGACAAACCCGGCACAGCAGAAACCAAATACCACGGAACCCGCCCGATTGTAGCAGATTCCTTCGAAAACGGCTATCGGCTCCGGGAGTTCAGCCGCGCCAGTCAGGGAATTGAAGTCCGCGATCTGAATAACTCCACCAACCTGGCAACTGCGGTGGATATGACAGATGACGACAATAATTGGAATAATATCAATCCCCAATGGGATGAATATGCCACGGATGTGCATTGGGGGCTCGAGATGACGTATGACTATTTTTTCCAAAAATACCAGCGGGACAGCTATGACGCCAATGGTGCAAAGATGATTGTTTATGTCCATTTTGATGCGCCGGCTTCCTCCACTGCATTCTGGAATGTATCCTATGGAGGATTTGGTGACAATAACGGATCCCCCCACGCCAGTATCGATGTAGTCGGCCACGAAGTAACACATGGCATCATCCGAAGTAGTGCAGGCAACCTCGTCTATATCGACGAGGGGGGAGCATTAAATGAAGGGCATGCAGATATTTTCGGGAAAGCCGTTGAGCATTATACTGATAGCGCCAACTTCTCCTGGATCATGGGGCAGCGGTCAGGAAACCCGATTCGTAGCCTTGCCAACCCCAATTCCTATGGCGACCCTGACACCTACAAGGGTACTTTCTGGGCAACCGGCGACCCGGACAATGGCGGCGCCCATACCAATGCCAATGTGCTTACCCATTGGTTTTATCTTCTGTCTGAAGGGGGAACCGGTACAAATGACAAAGGAAAAACCTATCAGGTCAATGGCGTCGGCATCGACCATGCCGCCCAGATTGTTTACAGAAATCTCACCACATACCTGACACCCACTGCGCAGTTTAGCGATGCCCGGCAGGGATTGATCTGGGCTGCGGAGGATTTGTTTGGAAAATGCTCAGAAGAAGTGATACAAACGATGAATGCCTGGTACGCGGTAGGCATCGGCGACACGGTTCGCAATGAGGATCTTTCTGTCATTGAAATTCAACCGGTTTCGGACTGTCTGCCCGGGTCTGCAGAACCGATCACTGTGACTGTCATGAATTGGGGTTGTACCGATATCTCCGCCGGTGATCTTCAAATGGTGTATTTTATCAAAGACCCTGCGACAACTGTGGTAGAAAATATTGCCATTCCCAATGGCATTCCCGGGTTATCGACGGCAACGCTTACTTTTCCGACTCCTGCCAACCTGAGCCCGGCCAAAGATTACGAAATCACAGCCAGAACCCTGTATATTCCCGATCCTGACAAAACAAATGATCTTTCACCGCCTATGATTGTGAAAAGCAGATTTCCATTTGGTGAACAGACGATTTCTTTTGAAACCAGTTCGTGGATTGATTCCATCTCATTCGTTGCCGGTGAAGAAGCAGAAATCAGCATTTCCCCTGAGGCAGGAAATGGCGGAGGTATGGGCATTTTAATGGAGGGCGGCTATGGATTTAACTACCGGTTTGTCGAATCTTTTCCTTTATGGGGAGGGCCGGCTATCGATTTATTTGACTACAACCCGGCATTTTACAGCGCGGCCTGTATTTGTGTTGACGCCTCGCAAATGTATCAAATGAACCTTTCCTTCGATCTGAAACAACATTACTCAAACTTTTTTGCGCCTAAGTTTAGTGCAGAGTTTGGGAACCTGCGAGACTCCATGATGCGCAGAAACGCCAACAATCTCAAAGTAACGGCCAACGGCACTACGCTGGCATGGTATCGCCCCGAAACAAAGGATCAGGATACATTTATGACCCACAGCCTGGACCTGGGCAATTTTGCAGGGCAGATTTTTCCGCTATGTTTTGAATCCAAAGCTGTCTGGCGTAAAGCAGATGATTTTGAGGGAATCGGTGACCGGGTTTTTATTGACAATATCCGCCTGGAAGGAATTTTCACCGCAAACGAACCGGAAGCAGGCCTTGCTTATTTTAGCCTGTTTCCCAATCCGGCATCAGACGAAATTTTCATCCAGACTCATCAGGGCAGCGTTTTCCCGGCTGATATCAGCATATTGGATCTCATGGGCAAAAGCTTACCCCATACCGCCACCTCGGTTTCACCAGATCGGGTAAAATTGGATACCCGGCAGCTTTCTCCAGGTCTCTATATCGTAAAGATTAATTCCGGGGAAAAAGTCTATAGCGAAAAAGTTATCAAATATTAG